TTGCACCTGACTGACCTCTCCGACCAGGAGATGGCCATCGGCGAACACCTCATCTGGAATATCAACAGCGCAGGCTACTTAGCGACCGATGTGCACAGCGTGGCCGACACCTTCGAGGTGGACGCAGAGGTCGTCGAGAAGGTGCTGGAGGTCATTCAGCATTTTGATCCGCCCGGGATCGGGGCCCGCAACCTGCAGGAGTGCCTGCTCATCCAGCTACTGGAGCAGGAGGACCCGCACCCCTTGGCGGTGACCATCATTCGCGACCATTTCGATGACTTTAAAAATTTGCGCTTCGAAAAGCTGGCGAAGACCCTCGGAGTCAGCCTGGACGAGGTGAAAGAGGCAATCGAGGAGATCAAGAAGCTCAATCCCAAGCCAGGGGAAGGGTACGTTGCCTACGACGACAATTACGTCGTGCCGGATATATCTGTGGTCAAAGAGGACGGGGAATTCAAGGTCATACTGAACGACTGGAACATCCCCTCGTTGCGCATCAGCAAGTCGTACCGACAGATGCTGGCCGACAAGAAGAACACGCCCAAGGAGGCAAGGGACTATATCCGGCAGCGGTTAGAGTCGGCGCGTTGGCTGATCAATTCTATCCAGCAAAGGCGTCAGACCATCATCCGCGTCATGGAGGCCATTGTTCGGCGGCAACGTGACTTTTTCGAGCACGGCCCCGAGCACATCAAGCCGATGATTCTCAAGGACATCGCCGACGATATCGGCATGGACATCTCCACGGTGAGCCGGGTCACTAATGGCAAGTACGTGCAGACCGAGTTCGGCGTCTTCGAGCTGAAGTACTTTTTCAGTGAGAAGATCCATCGCGACGACGGCGAGGATGTGTCCAACAAGGTCATCAAGAACCTCATCAAGGAGATCATTCAGAAGGAAGACCCGAAGAAGCCCCTCAACGACCAGAAGATCGCAGAGATGCTCAAGGCTCAGGGGTACAACGTGGCCAGACGAACAGTGGCCAAGTATCGCGAACAGATGATGATTCCCATTGCCCGCTTGCGGCGGGGTCTATAGAACGCAGTAGAGGAGCTCCGACCGTGTATATGACCCATGGGGAATGCCGTAGTTGGTGGCCGTGTGGCGGCATGCATGCCACCACTATTCTGGGCGTGCGCCACAAGGGCGAAGTGGCGCTGGCCGGCGATGGTCAGGTGACCTTTGGCGACGCCGTGCTCAAGAACAACGCCAAGAAGGTACGGAAAATCTACAACGACACTGTGTTGGCTGGCTTTGCAGGAGCGGCGGCGGACGCCCTCACTCTGTTCGACCGATTCGAGAAGCGGTTGGAAGAGTCCCATGGCAACCTGGGCCGCGCCGCCGTAGAACTGGCGAAAGACTGGCGCAGCGACCGCTACCTGCGCCGCCTCGACGCCACCTTGGCGGTGATGGACAAGAAGCAGACCTTCATCATCTCTGGTACCGGCGAGGTCATCGAGCCCGACGACGATGTGGTGGCCCTTGGCTCGGGCGGTGGCTACGCCCTGGCAGCGGCGCGTGCCTTGATCAAACACACCGACCTCAGCGCGCGCGACATTGTCCGCGAGGCCATGCAGGTAGCCTCGTCCATCTGTATCTACACCAACAATAAGATTACGATGATCGAGCTGTAGCTGCGCTATGAGAGGGCGAGCCAAGGGCGCGGAGCATAAGATGAAAGAGCTTACGCCGCGAGAGATAGTGCGGGAGCTGGACCGCTACATCATCGGCCAAGAGAAGGCCAAGAAGGCGGTGGCAATTGCCTTGCGCAACCGCTGGCGGCGTTTGCAGGTGGATGAGCGGTTGCGCGAAGAGATCATGCCCAACAACATCATCCTCATTGGCCCGACAGGCGTGGGCAAGACCGAGATCGCGCGACGCCTGGCCAAGCTGGCCAATGCCCCGTTCATCAAGGTAGAAGCCTCCAAGTTCACCGAGGTGGGCTATGTAGGGCGCGACGTGGAATCCATCATCCGCGACCTGGTGGACCTGGCGGTGGCCATGACGCGCAACGAGAAGGCCGAGGAGCTGGAGCCGCGCGCCGAGCAATTGGCCGAAGAGCGCCTGCTCGATCTGCTCCTGCCGGAGAGCGGCGATGGCAAGGAGGACAATCCTACGCCTCGCCAGCGTCTGCGCAACACCAGGGAGAAGCTGCGTCGCCGGCTGCGCGCTGGCCAGTTAGAGGAGCGCACGGTGGAAGTGGAAGTGCCGGTGGACTCGATGTCCCTCATGCAAATCATCTCGCCGCTGGGCGTCGAGGAGATGGGCGTCAACGTCCAGGAACTGCTCGGCCCCATGGTGCCCAAGAAGGTCAAGAAGCGCGAGATGAAAGTTGCCGAGGCGCGTCGCTATCTGGTGCAAGAGGAGCTGCAAAAGCTCATCGACATGGAGGAAGTGGTGCGCGAGGCCATCGCCCGGGTTGAGGACTCTGGGATAGTCTTCCTGGATGAGATCGACAAGATCGCTGGCGAAAAGAGTGCGGTGGGTCCCGACGTCTCGCGTGAGGGCGTGCAGCGCGACCTGCTGCCAGTCATCGAAGGCACCACCGTCTTGACCAAGTACGGGCTTGTGCGCACCGACCATATCCTGTTCATCGCCTCAGGGGCGTTCCACGTATCTCGGCCCTCGGACCTCATCCCTGAGCTGCAAGGCCGCTTTCCGATTCGCGTGGAGCTCCACAGCCTCACCACCGAGGACTTTATGCGCATCCTCACCGAGCCGGAGAACGCCCTCATCAAGCAGTACACCGCGCTCTTGGAGAGCGAAGGGGTACATATCAGATTCACCCGTGGGGCGCTGTGGGAAATTAGCGAGACGGCGACCAAGGTCAATGAGCGTACCGAAAACATCGGCGCGCGCCGCCTCCACACGATCTTGACCACGCTGTTGGAGGACATCCTCTACCAACTGCCGGACGAGAACATCAAGACTGTGACCATCACCCAGAAGCAGGTGAGAGAGACCCTGCGCGACATTGTGGAAGACGAGGACCTGAGCCACTACATTCTGTGAACGGAGGTGGAACTGATGAAGCGCGACTTTCTTGCCATCACCGATTTTTCTTCGCAAGAGGTAGAAGCCACGCTTCAGCTCGCCAAGAAGCTGAAGCGCGAGGCAAAGAAGGGCAAACTACAGCCTCTGCTCAAGGGCAAGACTCTGGCGATGATTTTCGAGAAGCCTTCTGCCCGCACCCGCGTGTCCTTCGAGGTGGGCATGTTCCAGTTAGGTGGGCATGCCCTCTACCTTGGCCCCAATGAGATCGGCTTGGGGAAGCGCGAATCGGTGGCCGATGTGGCGCGCGTGCTCTCCCGCTACTGCGATGGGATCATGGCGCGCCTGTTCGGCCACGAGACGATCGAGGAACTGGCCCGCTATGCCTCGGTGCCGGTGGTCAACGGCCTCACTGACCTGCTCCACCCCTGCCAGGTGATGGGGGACGTCTTGACCATCATCGAGCACAAAGGGCGCATGCAGGGCCTGAAGGTGGCGTGGGTAGGGGATGGCAACAATGTGGCGAACTCGTGGATCAATATGGCCTCACGGCTGCCCTTTACGCTGCACCTGGCCTGCCCAGAGGGATATGACCCCAACCAGGCCATCTTGGAGCGTGCCCGCAACGCGGGGTTGAGCGACATCAAAATCTTCCGCGACCCCAAAGAGGCGGTGCGTGGCGCGGACGTCATCTACACCGACGTGTGGGCAAGCATGGGGCAGGAGGCCGAGGCGGAAGCACGCAAGAAGGTTTTCCGGCCATACCAGGTGAATGACGACCTGGTGAAACTTGCCGCTCCGGACTGCATTGTCATGCACTGTCTGCCTGCGCACCGTGGCGACGAGATCACCGATGAAGTGATCGACGGCCCGCATTCGGTGGTCTTTGACGAGGCGGAAAACCGCCTGCACGTGCAAAAGGCCGTCCTGATCACCTTGATGCGCAGCTGAGGGTAATTCATCGAGCGAGGAGTGCTTCGTGGAGATCGTCCGCTACAAGGAGCATCACGCCGAGGAGTGGGATCGCTTCGTCTGGGCAGCGAACAACGGCACCATTTTCCACACACGCCGCTTTCTTTCCTATCATCCGCCGGGAAGGTTTGAGGACCATTCCCTGCTCTTCTACAAGCGCGGGAAGTTGCTGGCTCTGCTGCCGGCGGTGCGTATCGATCGCGGGAACTCCAATGTTCTCTCCTCGCATTGCGGGGCCTCCTACGGTGGGTTCGTGGTGAAGGCCGATCT
The Calditrichota bacterium genome window above contains:
- the hslV gene encoding ATP-dependent protease subunit HslV; the protein is MHATTILGVRHKGEVALAGDGQVTFGDAVLKNNAKKVRKIYNDTVLAGFAGAAADALTLFDRFEKRLEESHGNLGRAAVELAKDWRSDRYLRRLDATLAVMDKKQTFIISGTGEVIEPDDDVVALGSGGGYALAAARALIKHTDLSARDIVREAMQVASSICIYTNNKITMIEL
- the argF gene encoding ornithine carbamoyltransferase — encoded protein: MKRDFLAITDFSSQEVEATLQLAKKLKREAKKGKLQPLLKGKTLAMIFEKPSARTRVSFEVGMFQLGGHALYLGPNEIGLGKRESVADVARVLSRYCDGIMARLFGHETIEELARYASVPVVNGLTDLLHPCQVMGDVLTIIEHKGRMQGLKVAWVGDGNNVANSWINMASRLPFTLHLACPEGYDPNQAILERARNAGLSDIKIFRDPKEAVRGADVIYTDVWASMGQEAEAEARKKVFRPYQVNDDLVKLAAPDCIVMHCLPAHRGDEITDEVIDGPHSVVFDEAENRLHVQKAVLITLMRS
- the rpoN gene encoding RNA polymerase factor sigma-54, giving the protein MVNLSQRLSMQLRQSPQQVLLSSLLQLPILSLEHRINLELETNPLLEIDTEMEEELEQEEIPEQTLELESPEESDEQEVDYDTIHDQKEEQEIDWETVLNDQDSYEHWIPREKDAEQFERPEVYRETLTDHLLNQLHLTDLSDQEMAIGEHLIWNINSAGYLATDVHSVADTFEVDAEVVEKVLEVIQHFDPPGIGARNLQECLLIQLLEQEDPHPLAVTIIRDHFDDFKNLRFEKLAKTLGVSLDEVKEAIEEIKKLNPKPGEGYVAYDDNYVVPDISVVKEDGEFKVILNDWNIPSLRISKSYRQMLADKKNTPKEARDYIRQRLESARWLINSIQQRRQTIIRVMEAIVRRQRDFFEHGPEHIKPMILKDIADDIGMDISTVSRVTNGKYVQTEFGVFELKYFFSEKIHRDDGEDVSNKVIKNLIKEIIQKEDPKKPLNDQKIAEMLKAQGYNVARRTVAKYREQMMIPIARLRRGL
- the hslU gene encoding ATP-dependent protease ATPase subunit HslU → MKELTPREIVRELDRYIIGQEKAKKAVAIALRNRWRRLQVDERLREEIMPNNIILIGPTGVGKTEIARRLAKLANAPFIKVEASKFTEVGYVGRDVESIIRDLVDLAVAMTRNEKAEELEPRAEQLAEERLLDLLLPESGDGKEDNPTPRQRLRNTREKLRRRLRAGQLEERTVEVEVPVDSMSLMQIISPLGVEEMGVNVQELLGPMVPKKVKKREMKVAEARRYLVQEELQKLIDMEEVVREAIARVEDSGIVFLDEIDKIAGEKSAVGPDVSREGVQRDLLPVIEGTTVLTKYGLVRTDHILFIASGAFHVSRPSDLIPELQGRFPIRVELHSLTTEDFMRILTEPENALIKQYTALLESEGVHIRFTRGALWEISETATKVNERTENIGARRLHTILTTLLEDILYQLPDENIKTVTITQKQVRETLRDIVEDEDLSHYIL